The following is a genomic window from Xenopus laevis strain J_2021 chromosome 2L, Xenopus_laevis_v10.1, whole genome shotgun sequence.
TATCCCAAAAatatacccttaaaaaaaactcCATCAAGCTCATTTACCTATTGCATTGATTATTAACTGATTGGCTAGGGCCTCAAAGGATGTAGCCACTGCCGCTTCTAGAACTGTAGCTTGATTGTTGGGATCAGGTTTTAGCCACCACCAGGCGTATACCAACTGACTGGCGTAATAGTAAAGTGTAAATTTGGGAAGGGCCAGTCCCCCTTTCTTAACCGGTGCTTGTAGCATATTAATTAGTTCGTCCGCCCAAATGAACCCCCTGACACAGGCATCCAACTGCTTGAACCACACCCTAGGGAGTATACATGGTGCATTATGGAAAGCATATAAGAATTTAGGTAAAAAGATCATTTTCAGGATATTAATACGACCCGGAAGGGTTAGTGGCAGTGTTGCATTTTCAGAGAGCGTAGTATTGGGGCCAGATTCAACTCGGAATATTGCCTGGGATCCCTATGAATCTCAATTCCCAGGTAGGTAAAAGAGGACACCCATTGCAGTTGGGGTTGAGTTATATAGATTTAATCCAAGCTATAACCCAAACTACCTGCTAAAATCCTTGGAAAATGCTCCAGACTTCATGCAATGCATTTGTTTCAGCATTCTTGTCACTGCCTTCTAGATGAACAACCTTGCAGCTTCCATAAACCAAAATTCCCAGTCTCACCTAAAATGCATAGTTTACAAGGCTTCTGGCTAGGCAAGCCAATgccctttataaaaataaaaaatacagcacaagTAAGATTttcatctatatgtatatattaaaacagcgcttatatatatataaaaaaaagtggaaataggggtcatttatgattgcaggtacagtgagcaaagtgcaattttaaccaataatgcagtgttttccaaTAATTTCAGCATAATTGTGGTTGCCCTATGAGTTGTGTGCACCGCAATTGTGCCCAATGTGTCAAAATGGATGCTACCGGGCTTGGGTTTTAATGCAAATTAGGTGCAAGTTGCTTTTAGCATTTACCAGAGTGGGAGTTCCCACTCTTTAAAGCCTAACACTAATTTTcatgttcaaattaaaaaaaattgcagcttaAGTGAACCAAAAAAATCATCACATTTCATTGTCCAGAGCTGTCATATAGAATATCTTTTTAGGTCTGGATCAATCAGACCCTAAACTGCTCAGTCCCGCAACAAGTGCTAGCATCTGGCtgaattctgaaccaaatcctgcatTTATAATTAGTGcaattatttaatgtaaaaattgtatttctctATAACAACTCTCAGCTCACACAATAGGTAGGTGGCagactgggagattagtcgcctgcagtagagggaatttgtcaatgggcgactaatcttcctgtctgccaccacccttaaggtgcAAATTTATCATCATAAATTTATCAACATCAacatgtttttttggcaaaagatgcaaatttgaattttagtttcCAAATAAACTTGAAAGAGCAAATAAAACAtactggcatctaaaagctgatcAGTTCAGATTCAGATCTAGCTATTTTTcacttacagttttttaatttaagttaaaATGTGGCAGCCTCATTGAcaataagggcagagatacacagtcagattcggggggattagtcaaccggcgacaaatcttctcttcttccgggcgtctaatctccccgaactgccttcccctgccttcccgccggctagaatgtaaatcgccagcgggatggctctcggagcactttgttttccgaagacgctcgaaaacgaagcgctcccagtgccatcccaccggctagaccttaaatcgccggcgggatagcactcggattgctttgttttccgaaggcAGTCCGGGGACATTactcgccctgaagaagaggagatttgtcgccgggcgactaatctccctgaatctgacagtgtgtctctgccctaaagggtaaGATAGGATTTCACTGCATTCCAGTTGTGCTTTCAATTTGCCTCCCCATGTTTAAACTGCCAGTACAGGTATATAACCTATGATCCGCTACTCTGGATAtggtatctttccgtaatttggatcactatacagAGGCACTGCTGCCATGAGAGGCAAAAAGTCGCTCTTTGTAACCTCAAGAGCcgaaattctgaattttatatttttctcttgTATGTGAAACTTCGCTTCAAAGCTGGACAATTCTGTGTTAATCTTTCTGTATCAAAGTACAGGCTATGAAAATAAATAGTCACTCTCACACAGTGTGTTTCCTAGGAGAAACAAACTAGGTATTAACACTGCTTTAGCTGCTTTTCTTATTATCTCCTCTTGACAAGGCAACAGACTCATTAAGTAGCTTGGAGGGTCCTAGAAGGTGTTTGTGTTTTCATTGGAGGATATCCAGGGATGCAGACCTAGAAGCAATGTTTGGAATATCAGGATATTGTGGATCGTTTCCTGAATGGAAGCATTACTAgcaagttttagaaaaaaaagcctcATTTACAGCCGAAAGGAAAAGTTTCTGCACAGAGCCAGGACTAGGTGATTTTATTGAGCTTGCACTTTCTCATTGTCAGGTAAGCACTTATTTAGGTTTCATTCTCACGGAATAAGTAAAAATGAGTTTGACTTTACTTCTGATATAAACAGTACATGCCACCTTAGGAAAACATGTTATTGTGATTCTGAGTTAATGTCTGATAAAGGGAAGCATGTATAACACGTATCGTGCTTATGAGATTGCAAGAACAGTTGACTTTTaacaatacagtatgtatatgtgaAATTATATGTGATTGTATCACTTGCAGTGTGTATGCCAGTTTCATTGTTTAACTTCTTTGCTCACATCATGCCCTGGTTGTGTTATTTGTAAAATAGGATTGCATTCTTTAGCTCCCTTATTAGTAGTGTGAGAGTGGTGGGATTAATAGGATCTTCGTCAGACTCCTGCAATACCTCCAATTATGTGGTAGCTTCCCCtttggcaattggttttctttcatGGATTGCTCCTCAATCCAGAGATATAAAGTAAGGCTGATATGGTCCAACACCTTATCTGGTTTAAATGAGCTCCTTTGGTAACCACTTATTTATAAAGTCTGGCTTTAATCCCTATACCACTGCTTGTGACCTTGGGCAAGAATTGAGGTCACTTCCCCTTTATTCCCCTTCACTCAAGCATTGATTTGTCATTTGCAAATTGCTCTTCTAGATGTATAAAATAAGATTTTCTCTACAGGTCTAAATCCTTTTGGTGGTTTTGCTCAGTGCCTTTGAAAGTCATTGATTTAGGGAAACAAGGATTAAATTACTATGTCACTACAACATGTGATCAAGTATCACTATTTCTCTCTGGGGGGACTCACTGTTTATGAAACATTCCGTGTACAGCGCATGAGTGTAGTAGTAATGCTATATAAGTACATTTTATTAGATCATCTGTTTATACGTTGAACAGCAGGAGGGCATTATGTTTTAAACTGTACAAAACACAATTATTTATTGCACATTATGCCTTGCTATCTAATGATTTATATATTAGAAGTAAAGAGGGGTTTTATAAAAATCTTGTTACCCTTTTTTACAATTGTGAATGTTgtgaaaaaatgaatataaagagAAGGGAGATTCCCCTTTATGTTATTTCCAAAATGTGATCATagggaggctcatttatcaaagttcgaatttatcacaatattatctgaaaaaacaggcaggtctgagatgctggattttcggattcggaatttttccatccttggggtataataaattacaagaaatttgtggggttttttttaaattccgattttatactaaaaaattttctgcattcggagtttagtaaataaccccctaggtgtttgATGTGTTTGGCGAGTAATTTTTTCCTATCAAGGCTGCCGTGTTTGTTCACAACTGCGTGTTTGGATGAACTGATTATAACACATGTTCCTATGTGAAAGTATTCTGTTactaaaatgtcagaaaatgtATGTGACCATTTCCTGCCCTGGTTCAATGAATCGTGTTTATAATTCTCAGGCTCTTGTCATTTGGCGGAAGGGTTGAGTTGATTGACTTgaattttacattcaggtttgcagtcatttaaagggatactgtcatgggaaaaaattttttttcaaaatgaatcggttaatagtgctgctccagcagaattctgcactgaatccatttctcaaaagagcaaacagatttttttatattcaattttggaatctgacatggggctagacatattgtcaatttctcagctgccccaagtcatgtgatttgtgctctgataaacttcaatcactctttactgctgtactgcaagtcggagtgatatcactcccttccctcccccccccagcagccaaacaaaagaacaatgggaaggtaaccagatagcagctccctaacacaagataacagctgcctggtagatctaagaacaacactcaatagtaaaaacccatggtcccactgagacacattcagttacattgagaaggaaaaacagcagcctgccagaaagcatttctctcctaaagtgcaggcacaagtcacatgactgggggcagctgggaaattgacaatatgtctagcccaatgtcagatttcaaaattgaatataaaaaaatctgtttgctcttttgagaaatggatttcagtgcagaattctgctggggtagcactattaactgatgtgttttgaaaaaaatatgttttctgatggcaggatccctttaagtgttttgtTTGCCTGTTCTATCCTGTGTTTTGGTGTCTGCTGGGGGCAACTGTGCAACCATTTTCTAAGCATCGCATTTCTCATACATTCAAATTTTGTACTATATTCACATTCATACAACAACTCACTGCATATTTCCTTTTACTAACTCTATCCCTCAAAAGTTACTTCTTTAATAATTtcttattaaaatacaaatacgtCCCCCAAGCTTTCCGTTTTCCACCTTCCATTTGTTTATGGGACCAAAACTACATTTCCATATTATGATATCCATCATGCAGCCTATAACTGGTTTATTCTCATGCACAAAGTATTATTTCAGCAGATAAACACTCTCTTATCTCTCCCATCATCCCATACTAAACCATATACACCATTCATGTCTGACTGCTTATTGTAGAAATGTCCTCTTACTTTGCAACCTGTTTTTATGCACACTTTCGGgaacacacaaaaatattttacaatattaataGGGTTGAATGATGTAAATTTAATTGTGAGAAAGTCTGTCCTGAGTGGAATTTCTGATTCCTGAAACAAATATTTGTTAAGGTTGTTAAATGCTGCTACAAGAGTCacatatttctgttttatctTATCTAAAACAGGTGCAACTATTCAAAACTTCTTattgaaatctttttttcccgCATTCCCATGGAATTTTCCCTAGTTATTAACTTGGTACAGATTTAAGACATTTATAGgaacaggtacaggacctgttattcagaattttgGGGATCTTCatacataagtctactagaaaatcaagtaaacattaaataaacccaataggatggttttgcttccaataaggattaattatatcttagttgggatcgagtacaaggtactgttttattattacagagaaaaaggaatcatttaaaaaaattggattatttcgataatatggagtttatgggacatggccttcctgtaattttgagctttctggataacagatttctggataacagatcccatacctgtactgtatgctAAAAATAGTCTATTTCTTATAAATCTGATGATTTATCTTATGAAAACTcaactgaagtctatggggaaatttagaattgaattaggagatacgtTTTCTCATCAAAATTCAATCTGGCCCACTGTTCTCTAAATCTATGATGACCCTTAAAAGTACTTATCCCTGCAGTATACATGCTTCATAATGTCACATAAAGCAATAATGTTCAAAGGAATATACTGTTTATAGCAATGTTGTTAATGTTagccccagtgtcagactgggatgcctggggcccaccattcctcctctcctcgctcaacctctttattctcctagtcttttatatctacttactatatacgtccattattaagcattttttcccataaataggGAAGGACTATGAAATAGGCTAATTGGTTAGAAAAGGAGGGcgcactgacacctgggcccaccgggagttttcctggtatcccggtgggccagtccgacactggttagcCCTTTATGTTCCACTTTTTGGGGCAATGTATTAACGGGTACAACGTTTGCTCCAGGTCTATTAATCCATAGCAGCAGATATTTGCTTCCGGAGAGCAGTtgatgctacctgctaattgagTTACTATGAGTTACTAGTCATGGCGTAAACTTGgcacctgttattacatttcACCTATTGTTTTTAAGAGGGAAGAAGGAAACTTGTGGCATAAGAATAATGATATGATATTTTTCCCTTTTAGCTTTGGAAATGGCTGAAGAATTTGGCATGCACAAAGATGAGCATAACTATGAAGACAACTATGATTACATCCACAACTGGACAGACCTTGAGTATTTTCTCaatcatacattttcaaaatgtgatgttgatttaaatgaaaatgtaaagcaGGCCTTCGTGTTCATACTTTATCTCGTTATATTTGTTGTGGGTTTGGCTGGAAACCTCCTTGTATTATGGGTCAACTGGCAGTCGCAAAGAAGCAAGAGTTCCATCAATCTCTATATTTTCAACATGGCAGTTGCAGACCTTGGAGTGGTGTTTACCTTACCTTTTTGGATGTTAGAAACCATGCTGGAATACACTTGGCTGTGGGGTGGGTTCCTGTGCAAGTTTACTCACTACTTCTATTTCGCCAACATGTACAGCAGCATTTACTTCTTGATGGCTTTAAGTGTCGACCGTTACTTGACTCTAGTGTCCTCATCCGTTTTCTGGAGGCAAAATCAACAAAGGATACGTCGGGCTCTTTGTATTGGGATCTGGGTACTAGCTggtattttccctttaccagAGGTGGTTCATATGAAGCTGATAGATCTAGTAGAACCTGTCTGTGTTTTCATGGCACCACTTGAGTCCTATGATGAATGGGCTATAGCAGTGAGTCTACTGACTGTTATTATAGGGTTTCTGATTCCCTTCTCTATAATCCTTGTTTTTAACCTAATGACTGCCTATTACATTCGTTGTTCTGGAAGACCAGAAAGCCGCAAGCACTGTTGCCTTATCTACGCCTATATATTGACGTTCCTGTTCAGTTGGCTTCCATACCACGTGACATTGTTTGTATTAACACTGCATGGGAGCCACATTTTCCTTCACTGCCAGCTGGTCCATATTCTCTATTTTTTCTATGAAGTGATTCAATGCATCTCATTGCTCCACTGTGTGGTAAACCCAATCCTCTACAACTTCTTCAGCAAGGACTTCAAAGGCAAGTTCATAAATGCGGTGGTTAAGTATATTCCCAAGGAAAAAATAACCGGTGATGGGAAAGCAGAGCATTCCACTTCCACCACTGACCATTCCATAGTAATTACCAAGGAGGGAGCTTAACAAACCAATCATATGCACCCACTCCCTATACCATGAACAGCACATCCTGGAAGACAGAATAATTATAATTGCAACAGGTTATTTGTCGTTTACCAGTTATATAATCCACCATACTGGGGCTCTATCTCTTAATACACGTATATGACACATTAACCACAATTTCTAGAAACAATACATTGAATCCTGTTATCTGGATAAATAAAGCACATCCTCCTAAACCAGGTCAATGACATCATGCTATGGAAAGAGGAAATGGCTTTACAATTTCCAACATTTTCAATGGGTTTTGTAGTTCAACAATGCCTGGAAGCAATCCTCAAGCACCCTCCTTTGCTTATTAGGCTAAGAGCCAAATGTATAGGCTAATTAACATAAAGTTGGAATTACCCTTGTGTACCTCTTTTATACTGGTTGCCCtgctattttttgttttattaattgcaATGAACAATGAATCTAAACCTTTTCTCCAGTAAGTGCAAAGGCTCAAAGCTTATATGACCCTTTTACTATGCAGTTAAGTCAAAATACTTTTTCATGTAAATGTAGAAATGCAGGGAGTGAAAAAcaaaattgcttatttttttaaagtatgttGATAATTgtcaaatattatatattagcGTATCTGTGATattacctgtatattatatattttttgttagtaATATATCAAGCCACTACAGATTGTTTAagcttttatatgaaaaaaactgaaGTGTTCATCCAAATAGGTTTCCCTGCAGTCCGATGCGAaatactttggggcacatttactatgggtcgaatttactatgggtcgaatatcgagggtttattaaccctcaatattcaaccatcgaagttaaatccttcaacttcgaatatcgaagtcgaaggatttaccgcatttacttcgatctaacgatcgaaggaaaaaacgttcgatcgaacgattaaatccttcgaatcgaaggattttaatccatcgatcgaatgattttccttcgatcataaattgcttagaaagcctatggggaaggtcccaaaagactaacattggtgctcggtaggttttaggtggcgaagtaggtagtcgaagttttttttaaagagacagtacttcgactatcgaatggttgaacgatttttagtttgaattgttcaatttgaagtcatagtcgaaggtcgaagtaaccaaaaaaaaaacttcgaaattctaattatttttcattctaatccttcattcgaactaagtaaatgtgcccctttgggTTCATTATCAGTCAGCGacttataaaaacaataggcgGACAGACCATTAAGAAATTGGCACCTTTACCATCTACAGGACCTCCAGATGGCCAGTCCAGGCCAAGGtggatgaagatttttttttttttttttatttagcatggAAAAGTGGAGCTGTGAATGTGAACTCTACACTATAATGGACAAAGTTAACTATTCTGATAAAGCAAGGCTACTCATGTGCTGTGGATCTGCTCATCTCTCCTAAATGTATTATACCTGCATACTGGACACTACAGAGAACTGTGAATCTAACCACTATGAAGGGAATCAAAAAAATGCCTCACCCTCAtatgtgacatactgtatattacttatGCTGTGTGccgaatatacagtacatatcttTTACATATTaagggggtagttcacctttaagttaacttttagtgtgttatagaatggcttattctaagaaacttttcaattgacctttactttgtatttttagttttgaattatttcttcttctgacttttccagctttcaaatgggggtcactgaccccatctaaaaaatgaaatgctctgtaaggctacaaatgtattgttattggtactttttattacccatctttctattcaggcccactcctactcatattccagtttcataaCAATgaatggttgttatggtaatttggatcatagcaaccagattgctgcagtagcaaactggagagctgctgaataaaaaacaaaataactcaaaattagtTATGTGCGGGTCGAGGATTTCTTGACCCACACCAGACCCTAAAGCACCCACCTCACAATCCGCGCCCGGCCCGCAATGACGTCATAAAAGGGGCGGCGCAGGAGCGGGTGCAAGTCTATATATTTTGGCgctggtggggagagcaggagaagagctccaCCCGCGAtattgtgcaggagtcggcccgaacccgGCTAACACGTTTGTTTTGGCCTGGCCCTCACATTACTTctcaaaacccataaataataaaaaatgaaaaccaattgcaaattctttcagaatataactctctacatcagtgatttaatctaaaggtgaacaacccctttaaactacatTTATCTATGTACTCTTACAGACAGCATTTGAATAGCAATGTCTTCCTGTCTTTGGGCCATTTTAGTGAAGTTGCCAGTTTAAAGCTAAGTTAATGTAAGGAaatgttgcatacctcccaacattttgaaaatagaaagagggacaaaaagatttgccacacaCAGCGAGGCAATGACAATgaacattttatggccacactccctaattaccatgtccattttacaaaatttggcaggttgtggaaagtttgaacacatttctgggagttttagggtcaggtttaatgtgttattacagttatta
Proteins encoded in this region:
- the gpr182.L gene encoding G protein-coupled receptor 182 L homeolog — protein: MAEEFGMHKDEHNYEDNYDYIHNWTDLEYFLNHTFSKCDVDLNENVKQAFVFILYLVIFVVGLAGNLLVLWVNWQSQRSKSSINLYIFNMAVADLGVVFTLPFWMLETMLEYTWLWGGFLCKFTHYFYFANMYSSIYFLMALSVDRYLTLVSSSVFWRQNQQRIRRALCIGIWVLAGIFPLPEVVHMKLIDLVEPVCVFMAPLESYDEWAIAVSLLTVIIGFLIPFSIILVFNLMTAYYIRCSGRPESRKHCCLIYAYILTFLFSWLPYHVTLFVLTLHGSHIFLHCQLVHILYFFYEVIQCISLLHCVVNPILYNFFSKDFKGKFINAVVKYIPKEKITGDGKAEHSTSTTDHSIVITKEGA